In the Rhinoderma darwinii isolate aRhiDar2 chromosome 13, aRhiDar2.hap1, whole genome shotgun sequence genome, one interval contains:
- the LOC142666239 gene encoding peroxidasin homolog, protein MGVVGIKDNRKRQRWTGGSKSKQTGEWHQKKDDYRKRVYSGDNKNMKSDLRFNRIREINSDALQKLTNLHTLYLHFNNLETLDAEMFGDLPKLERLFLHNNRITRIQPGAFSKLPSLTRLRLDSNPLFCDCELMWLVDLLRTFTERSSTHTAATCEHPAHLRGTSVSLLSDDQFSCEVPRILSEPKDVDVILGNTVYFTCRAEGNPKPDIVWLHNNNEIDTSYDGRLNLLNDGTLMIQNTQESDKGIYQCAAKNIAGEVRTHQAILRYSGSRSKPVFIIHPQNTEVLVGSSVTLECGVFGDPQPLITWTTDTGDPVSNNERFTITGSGGLYIQNVTFSEKGLYWCHASNSEGSIQASASIIVQEVQKFTVVPSDQTLTEGQDAKFPCFASGQPAPVITWTKQGEELPNDGRHIIQESGTLQILRVSHHDGGQYECHATSSMWVSSVSVQLYVQPQDMVRIGDVYVEISLRDAIQSVNTSFNATHRHLFSRLPKSPSDLMALARYPRDSQAIEMVRAAEILEMTLQFIEEHVQQGLTEDLNTTSYHYSELVSPHYISMIANVSGCSAHRLTPNCSDICFHQHYRMHDGTCNNLQHPTWGASLTAFQRLLKPTYQNGFNLPRGLGALEESGVLPLPLPRLVSTTMIGSETITPDSQYTHMLMQWGQFLDHDLDQTIPALSMSRFSDSAPCSQVCTNDPPCFPINIPENDPRGSSGRCMFFARSSPVCGSGVTSLLMDSAYYREQVNMLTSYMDASNVYGSTKQESQELRDLSNQKGMLKVGVVVATSGKHLMPSAHGPPTECMRDERESSVPCFLAGDHRANEQLGLTSMHTLWFREHNRIAEHLLKLNPHWNGDKVYHESRKLVGAQMQHITYEHWLPKVFGQTGMSMLGEYKGYDPSVHSGIFNAFATAAFRFGHTLINPILYRLNESFQPIEHGHLPLHKAFFSPFRLIQEGGIDPLLRGLFGVPGKMREPTELLNLELTEKLFSAVHTVSLDLAAINIQRGRDHGIPPYNDYRVFCNLTSAQDFDDLKNEIKNQDIREKLRSLYGTPKNVDLFPALIVEDLVPGSRLGPTLMCLLVTQFKRLRDGDRFWYSNPGVFTPAQLTQIKQTSLARILCDNGDNIGHVQEDVFHVASFPHGMQKCEDIPGLDLRFWQECCDGAECGSKGQFYAHSLQYRSRRHQQFSYSTDNPNQSSAEDLRLQDLPDDYSAEDYVPRLESAISTLQNKVKELEAQMRNLHRKLLERELEHPRHL, encoded by the exons TGATCTGCGCTTCAACCGGATCCGAGAGATCAATTCTGACGCTCTCCAGAAGTTGACGAACCTCCACACCTT GTATCTTCACTTCAATAACCTGGAGACTCTCGATGCGGAGATGTTCGGAGATCTGCCTAAACTGGAGAGGCT ATTCTTGCACAATAACCGCATCACCCGGATCCAGCCAGGAGCCTTCTCCAAGCTTCCGTCTCTGACGCGTTT ACGCCTCGATTCCAATCCCCTGTTCTGTGATTGTGAGCTGATGtggctggtggatcttctccgtaCGTTCACAGAGAGGAGCAGCACGCACACCGCCGCTACGTGCGAACACCCTGCCCATCTGCGAGGAACGTCAGTGAGCTTATTGTCCGATGACCAATTTAGCTGCG AGGTACCTCGTATTCTATCAGAACCCAAAGATGTGGACGTCATTCTCGGGAACACTGTTTATTTCACCTGTCGGGCAGAAGGGAACCCCAAACCTGATATCGTATGGCTACATAACAA CAATGAGATTGATACAAGTTATGACGGACGGCTGAATCTCTTAAACGATGGGACTTTGATGATCCAGAATACGCAGGAATCTGATAAAGGAATTTACCAATGTGCGGCCAAAAACATAGCGGGGGAGGTGCGCACACACCAGGCCATTCTGCGTTACTCCGGCAGCCGAT CAAAGCCGGTTTTTatcatacatccccagaacactgAGGTCCTAGTAGGCAGCAGCGTAACACTTGAATGTGGCGTTTTCGGAGATCCCCAGCCACTTATTACATGGACCACAGACACCGGGGATCCGGTCTCCAATAATGAACGCTTCACAATCACCGGTTCTGGAGGACTGTACATCCAAAATGTCACCTTCTCCGAAAAGGGGCTGTATTGGTGTCACGCCAGCAACAGCGAAGGCTCCATTCAGGCATCCGCTTCTATTATTGTGCAAG AAGTACAGAAGTTTACGGTGGTTCCCAGTGACCAGACCTTGACCGAGGGTCAGGATGCTAAATTTCCATGTTTTGCTAGTGGACAACCAGCTCCAGTCATAACCTGGACTAAACAAG GAGAGGAATTGCCAAATGATGGAAGGCACATCATTCAGGAATCAGGGACATTACAGATTTTGAGGGTCAGCCATCATGATGGGGGCCAGTATGAGTGTCATGCTACAAGTTCAATGTGGGTGAGCTCTGTGTCAGTACAGCTCTACGTACAGCCGCAAG acaTGGTGCGCATTGGTGACGTCTACGTGGAGATATCCTTACGAGATGCTATACAGAGCGTCAACACCAGCTTTAACGCCACCCACAGACATCTTTTCAGCCG GCTCCCCAAATCTCCAAGCGACCTTATGGCACTTGCTCGTTATCCCAGAGATAGTCAAGCTATCGAAATGGTAAGGGCGGCAGAAATCCTAGAAATGACACTGCAATTCATAGAAGAACATGTGCAGCAAGGACTCACAGAAGATCTTAACACTACAA GCTACCACTACAGTGAACTGGTCTCCCCTCACTATATTAGCATGATTGCCAATGTGTCCGGCTGTTCTGCCCACAGACTGACGCCGAACTGCTCCGATATCTGTTTTCACCAACATTATCGCATGCATGATGGTACCTGTAACAATCTACAACATCCAACATGGGGGGCATCCCTCACTGCCTTCCAGCGTCTTCTAAAACCCACCTACCAGAACGGCTTTAATCTTCCACGTGGACTTGGAGCCTTAGAAGAGTCAGGGGTCTTGCCTTTACCTCTTCCTCGTCTGGTGTCCACAACCATGATTGGTTCAGAGACTATTACTCCAGATTCTCAGTACACACACATGCTTATGCAATGGGGACAATTCTTGGACCATGATCTGGACCAAACTATCCCAGCCCTCAGTATGTCCAGATTTTCTGATTCCGCTCCTTGCAGCCAAGTTTGTACTAATGATCCTCCTTGCTTTCCTATTAATATACCGGAGAATGATCCTCGTGGGAGCAGTGGACGATGCATGTTCTTTGCCCGATCCAGTCCAGTCTGTGGAAGTGGCGTGACATCTCTTCTTATGGATTCTGCTTATTATCGAGAGCAGGTAAATATGCTCACCTCCTACATGGACGCCTCCAACGTTTATGGAAGTACAAAGCAAGAATCCCAGGAGCTAAGAGATCTTAGTAATCAGAAGGGTATGCTGAAAGTTGGCGTGGTGGTGGCTACTTCAGGAAAGCACTTGATGCCTTCTGCCCATGGACCTCCGACAGAGTGTATGAGGGACGAAAGAGAAAGTTCTGTTCCGTGCTTCCTTGCAGGAGACCATCGAGCGAATGAACAGCTTGGCCTCACCTCCATGCACACGCTCTGGTTTCGGGAACATAATCGTATTGCAGAACATCTGTTGAAACTAAACCCTCACTGGAATGGGGACAAGGTCTACCATGAATCCCGGAAATTAGTAGGTGCTCAGATGCAACACATCACCTATGAACATTGGCTTCCTAAAGTCTTTGGACAAACTGGGATGAGCATGTTGGGTGAATACAAAGGCTACGATCCTAGCGTCCATAGCGGTATATTTAATGCCTTTGCCACTGCTGCCTTCCGATTTGGGCACACGTTAATTAACCCTATTCTTTATCGATTGAATGAAAGCTTCCAACCCATTGAGCATGGACACCTCCCACTGCACAAGGCTTTCTTCAGTCCTTTCAGGTTGATACAGGAGGGAGGGATCGATCCATTGCTGCGGGGACTTTTTGGGGTACCAGGAAAGATGAGGGAACCCACAGAGCTGCTGAACTTGGAACTCACAGAAAAACTGTTCTCTGCTGTACATACAGTGTCCTTGGATCTTGCTGCAATTAATATCCAACGGGGTCGAGACCATGGTATTCCTCCCTATAATGACTACCGGGTTTTCTGCAATCTCACATCAGCACAGGACTTTGACGACCTTAAAAATGAGATCAAGAATCAAGATATAAGAGAGAAGCTTCGTAG CTTGTATGGGACGCCTAAAAATGTGGACCTTTTCCCAGCCTTGATCGTGGAGGATTTGGTACCAGGGAGTCGCCTCGGACCAACATTAATGTGTCTACTAGTGACCCAATTCAAAAGACTCAGAGATGGAGATAG ATTCTGGTATAGTAATCCGGGTGTCTTCACACCAGCTCAACTCACCCAGATAAAGCAGACCTCTCTGGCTCGGATCCTCTGTGATAATGGGGACAATATCGGTCATGTGCAGGAAGATGTTTTCCATGTTGCCTCCTTCCCCCATGGCATGCAGAAATGTGAGGACATCCCGGGGCTAGATCTACGTTTCTGGCAGGAGTGCTGCGATG GTGCAGAATGTGGAAGCAAAGGTCAATTCTATGCCCATTCTCTCCAATATCGAAGCCGAAGACACCAACAGTTCAGTTACTCTACGGATAATCCAAACCAATCCAGTGCAGAGGATTTAAG actGCAGGATCTTCCCGATGACTATTCGGCAGAAGATTACGTACCCAGACTGGAGAGCGCAATATCTACATTGCAGAACAAG GTGAAAGAGCTTGAAGCTCAGATGAGGAACCTTCATAGGAAATTGCTAGAAAGAGAACTGGAGCACCCAAGACATCTGTGA